The Odocoileus virginianus isolate 20LAN1187 ecotype Illinois chromosome 3, Ovbor_1.2, whole genome shotgun sequence genome includes a window with the following:
- the S1PR2 gene encoding sphingosine 1-phosphate receptor 2, with translation MGSMYSEYLSSSKVREHYNYTKESPDMKDTPSRQVASALIILLCCAIIVENLLVLIAVARNSKFHSAMYLFLGNLAASDLLAGVAFIANTLLSGSVTLGLTPVQWFAREGSAFITLSASVFSLLAIAIERHVAIAKVKLYGSDKSCRMLLLIAASWLISLVLGGLPILGWNCLGHLETCSTVLPLYAKPYVLCVVTIFSVILSAIVALYIRIYCVVRSSQADVAAPQTLDLLKTVTIVLGVFIFCWLPAFSILLLDYACPVRTCPMLYQAHYFFAFATLNSLLNPVIYTWRSRDLRREVLRLLQFWRQAAGVQGRRDGTPGHRLLPLRSSSSLEKGMQMPTSPTFLEGNTMV, from the coding sequence ATGGGCAGCATGTACTCAGAGTACCTAAGCTCCAGCAAGGTCAGGGAACACTATAATTACACCAAGGAGAGTCCCGACATGAAGGATACACCCTCCCGTCAGGTGGCCTCGGCCCTCATCATCCTCCTGTGCTGTGCCATCATAGTAGAGAACCTCCTGGTGCTCATCGCAGTTGCCCGCAACAGCAAGTTCCACTCGGCCATGTACCTGTTCCTGGGCAACCTAGCGGCATCAGACCTGCTGGCGGGCGTGGCCTTCATAGCTAATACCTTGCTCTCCGGTTCTGTCACACTAGGGCTGACGCCTGTGCAGTGGTTCGCCCGCGAGGGCTCTGCCTTCATCACACTCTCCGCCTCTGTCTTCAGCCTCCTGGCCATCGCCATTGAGCGGCACGTGGCCATCGCCAAGGTCAAGCTCTACGGCAGTGACAAGAGCTGCCGCATGCTGCTGCTCATCGCGGCCTCGTGGCTCATCTCGCTGGTCCTCGGCGGCCTGCCCATCCTTGGCTGGAACTGCCTGGGCCACCTGGAGACCTGCTCCACCGTTCTGCCGCTCTATGCCAAGCCCTACGTGCTCTGCGTGGTGACCATCTTCTCGGTCATCCTGTCGGCCATCGTAGCTCTGTACATCCGCATCTACTGTGTGGTCCGCTCCAGCCAGGCTGATGTGGCTGCCCCACAGACACTCGACCTGCTCAAGACGGTCACCATCGTGCTGGGGGTCTTTATCTTCTGCTGGTTGCCCGCCTTTAGCATCCTCCTCTTGGACTATGCCTGTCCAGTACGGACCTGCCCCATGCTCTACCAGGCCCACTACTTTTTTGCCTTCGCCACCCTCAACTCGCTGCTCAACCCGGTCATCTACACGTGGCGCAGCCGGGACCTGCGGCGGGAGGTGTTACGGCTGCTGCAGTTCTGGCGGCAGGCGGCAGGGGTGCAAGGGCGGCGGGATGGAACCCCGGGCCACCGCCTCCTGCCCCTTCGCAGCTccagttccctggagaagggcatgcagaTGCCCACGTCACCCACATTTCTGGAGGGCAACACAATGGTGTGA